CGCGGACACCGGGAAGCGGAGCCAGAGGAGTCCGTTGCCGATGGCCTTCCCGACGGTATCGGCGATCGCCGGGATCACGACCAGCAGCAGGCCCGAAACCAGGACCATCAGGGCGGCGCCAAGGGTGGAGGCGGCGGCGATCGCCCGCTCCTTCCAGAACGGGCGGGTCTTCGGAGCCCGATAGATCCGGTTCAAGCCTCGGCTCAGCGCCGCGAAGCCGCTCGATGCGGCCCAGAAAGCGCCGACCGCGCCGAGGGTGAGGAGCCCCGTGCTGCCCTGCACCAGGGACTTGAGCTCGGTACGCAGGATCTTCGTCGCCTCGGTGGGCGCGAGCCGCTGGAGCGGCTCCAGGAGGTTCTCCTCGATCTGCGTCCGGAAGACGATGGTGGCCAGGGCCACAAGGAAGATCAGGAACGGGAAGAGGGCGAGGATCGCGTAGAACGCGAGGGCGGCGGCGAGATCGGTGGCGTCGTCCTCCCTCCACTGCTGGAAGAGACGGTGGGCGAGGATCCTCGGGTGGGGAATGCACCACCGCCACTTCATCGTCGGCCCCCTACTCGCCCGCCCGTTGCTCTCACGTTGCGAAGACGGCGATGCGCCGATACGTTGCGGCGCCGATGCGCCGGATCGTCCCCACCCTCGTCGCCATCTCCGGATTCTCCGCTGCCTGCAGCGTCGCCGATCCCCCGCCGGGCGAGCTCATCGGCGGCTTCCGCTTCGTGGCGACGTTGGATCAGGGCTCTTCCGAAGATCGCTGTCTCTTCGGGGGATCGCCGTCCCAGCTCGACTTCGAAGGGATCCTCTCCTTCGACCCGGAGAGCCGGAAGCTCTGGGTCTCGACGGAGAAGGTCCGGTGGGAGGGGACGCTCGATGGCGCCCGGTTCTCCACCCGGACGCCCGTCGAGGGCCCGGGGATCCCGCGACGGCTCGCGGCCTGCACGTGCACGCTCGCGTTTTCCGAAGTGCTCGAGGGCGACCTCCTCGGCGCGCGGGATTGCGGTCAATCGCTCGAAGCGCCGGAGGAGCCGGGGGCCAGCGCCGATCGGACCTGCCCGGCGACCCTGCCCGACGGGAGCCTGAGCTGGAGCGCGTGCGGCTGCGTCGTCGGCGCCCTCCGCGAGGAAGTCGAGTTCCCGGCGGACGAGCCCGAATGCGTCTGCATCGTCGACGGCGTGAAGCAGCCCGCGCCGAGCCGCTGCGAGATCTCCTACCAGCTCAAAGGAACCTTGCCGTGAAAAGAGGCGTCGTCCTTCTCTCGGGGGGCCTGGATTCCACCACCTGCCTGGCGATCGCGACCCGCCGCGACGGCCTCGAGGCCCACTGCCTGTCGTTCGACTACGGCCAGCGCCATCGGCAGGAGATCGAGCACGCCGCCACGGTGGCGGCCGCCCTCGGCGCGGCCTCGCACCGC
The Vulgatibacter incomptus DNA segment above includes these coding regions:
- a CDS encoding YihY/virulence factor BrkB family protein, with translation MKWRWCIPHPRILAHRLFQQWREDDATDLAAALAFYAILALFPFLIFLVALATIVFRTQIEENLLEPLQRLAPTEATKILRTELKSLVQGSTGLLTLGAVGAFWAASSGFAALSRGLNRIYRAPKTRPFWKERAIAAASTLGAALMVLVSGLLLVVIPAIADTVGKAIGNGLLWLRFPVSAAMMMVILAVLYHVLPETKAPIRLITPGSVVAVLVWILASHGFAVYVSHLGSYDITYGTLGGFVILLVWMWISSIAIFLGAELNVAWDRACREDRRRED